In Ensifer canadensis, a genomic segment contains:
- the murC gene encoding UDP-N-acetylmuramate--L-alanine ligase — MKMPKTIGLVHFIGIGGIGMSGIAEVLHNLGHRVQGSDQSDSANVQRLREKGIEVYVGHKAENIGDAEVVVVSTAIKKDNPELIAAREKLLPVVRRAEMLAELMRFRNAIAIGGTHGKTTTTSMVAALLDAGGLDPTVINGGIINAYGTNARMGEGKWMVVEADESDGTFLKLPADVAVVTNIDPEHLDHYGNFDAVRAAFRQFVENVPFYGFGVLCLDHPEVQTMVSKIEDRKVITYGENPQADVRFLNIRMDGATSVFDIEIRRRRTGQVISMKDLRLPMPGRHNVSNATAAIAVAQRLGVSPEAIAKGLASFGGVKRRFTFTGDWNGVRIYDDYGHHPVEIKAVLKAAREACQGRIIAVHQPHRYSRLASLFEDFSACFNDADTVLIAPVYAAGEEAIDGVNAEELVNRIKAGGHRDARHVVGPETIAPVVSKIAQPGDFVVLLGAGSITYWAAALPRELADISGN, encoded by the coding sequence ATGAAAATGCCGAAGACGATCGGTCTGGTTCATTTTATCGGTATCGGCGGTATCGGCATGAGCGGTATTGCCGAGGTGCTGCACAATCTCGGTCACCGGGTGCAGGGCTCCGATCAGTCTGATAGCGCCAATGTCCAGCGGCTGCGCGAAAAGGGCATCGAGGTCTACGTCGGCCACAAGGCCGAGAACATCGGCGATGCCGAAGTGGTCGTCGTGTCGACCGCGATCAAGAAGGACAATCCCGAACTGATCGCCGCCCGTGAAAAACTGCTGCCGGTCGTGCGCCGCGCCGAGATGCTGGCCGAGCTGATGCGCTTCCGCAATGCGATCGCCATCGGCGGCACCCACGGCAAGACGACGACGACCTCGATGGTTGCTGCCCTTCTCGATGCCGGTGGGCTCGACCCGACCGTCATCAACGGCGGCATCATCAATGCCTACGGCACCAATGCCCGCATGGGTGAGGGCAAGTGGATGGTGGTCGAGGCCGACGAGTCCGACGGGACCTTCCTCAAGCTGCCTGCCGATGTCGCCGTCGTCACCAACATCGACCCTGAGCATCTCGACCACTACGGCAATTTCGACGCCGTGCGCGCCGCGTTCCGCCAGTTCGTCGAGAACGTGCCATTCTACGGTTTCGGCGTGCTCTGCCTCGATCACCCCGAAGTGCAGACCATGGTCAGCAAGATCGAGGACCGCAAGGTCATCACCTACGGCGAAAACCCGCAGGCCGACGTTCGTTTCCTCAACATCCGCATGGACGGTGCCACTTCCGTCTTCGATATCGAGATCCGCCGTCGCCGCACCGGCCAGGTGATCTCGATGAAGGATCTGCGCCTGCCGATGCCCGGCCGCCACAATGTGTCGAACGCCACGGCCGCGATCGCGGTCGCCCAGCGCCTCGGCGTCAGCCCCGAGGCGATCGCCAAGGGGCTTGCCTCCTTCGGCGGCGTCAAGCGGCGCTTCACCTTTACCGGCGACTGGAACGGCGTGCGCATCTATGACGACTACGGCCACCATCCGGTCGAGATCAAGGCCGTGCTCAAGGCGGCGCGCGAGGCATGCCAGGGCCGCATCATCGCCGTGCACCAGCCGCACCGCTACTCGCGCCTTGCGAGCCTGTTCGAAGATTTTTCAGCCTGCTTCAACGACGCCGACACGGTTCTGATCGCGCCTGTCTATGCGGCCGGGGAGGAAGCGATCGACGGCGTCAACGCCGAAGAGCTCGTCAACCGCATCAAGGCCGGCGGTCATCGCGACGCCCGGCATGTGGTCGGACCCGAAACAATCGCGCCGGTTGTCAGCAAGATTGCGCAGCCGGGTGATTTTGTGGTTCTCTTGGGGGCTGGCAGCATCACCTACTGGGCCGCTGCCCTGCCACGGGAACTCGCAGACATTTCAGGAAATTGA
- the ftsQ gene encoding cell division protein FtsQ, which translates to MGAVAAEADGARVLPRPLRKAVRFLVSLGSGRVRFPAHTGTIAAVAFFAATGFYGMSLGGHTQNVAQASTTAAGFAIEDVRVSGNEQTSEIDILQQLGLDGTTSLVALDIIEARKLIAELPWVQGVTVRKVYPSTIEVTLTERKAFGIWQHGSDLSLIERSGSAIAPLRDNKFAALPLFVGRDAETAAADFYDEFSRWPEIRSRVRAFVRVAGRRWDLRLDNGIVVKLPEHDVARAMKVLSEMESEHQLLERDIAAVDLRLEDRTTVQLTPDAVTRREVALKARDKMLKAQETERKKEGRI; encoded by the coding sequence CTGGGCGCAGTTGCTGCCGAGGCGGATGGCGCACGCGTTCTGCCGCGGCCGCTTCGCAAGGCCGTTCGCTTCCTGGTCAGCCTCGGCAGCGGCCGCGTCCGCTTTCCAGCCCATACCGGCACGATCGCTGCCGTCGCGTTTTTCGCCGCCACCGGCTTTTACGGCATGTCGCTCGGCGGCCATACACAGAACGTCGCGCAGGCATCGACGACGGCGGCCGGCTTTGCCATCGAGGACGTGCGCGTCTCCGGCAACGAGCAGACCTCCGAGATCGATATCCTGCAGCAGCTCGGCCTTGACGGCACGACGTCGCTGGTGGCGCTCGACATCATCGAAGCGCGCAAGCTGATCGCCGAACTGCCCTGGGTGCAGGGCGTTACGGTTCGCAAGGTCTATCCGAGCACGATCGAAGTCACGCTCACCGAGCGCAAGGCCTTTGGCATCTGGCAGCACGGCTCCGACCTGTCGCTGATCGAGCGCAGCGGCAGCGCGATTGCGCCGCTGCGCGACAACAAGTTTGCAGCCCTGCCGCTGTTCGTCGGCCGCGACGCCGAGACGGCAGCGGCCGATTTCTACGACGAGTTTTCCCGCTGGCCGGAGATTCGCTCGCGGGTGAGGGCCTTCGTGCGCGTCGCCGGCCGTCGCTGGGATCTGCGCCTCGACAACGGCATCGTCGTCAAGCTGCCGGAACACGATGTCGCCCGTGCGATGAAGGTTCTGTCGGAGATGGAAAGCGAGCACCAGCTGCTCGAGCGCGACATCGCCGCAGTCGATCTGCGGCTGGAAGATCGAACCACAGTTCAATTGACGCCGGATGCGGTCACCCGGCGCGAAGTTGCCTTGAAGGCGAGGGACAAGATGCTGAAGGCGCAGGAGACGGAGAGAAAGAAAGAGGGGCGGATATGA
- the ftsZ gene encoding cell division protein FtsZ, protein MTINLQKPDITELKPRITVFGVGGGGGNAVNNMITAGLEGVDFVVANTDAQALTMTKAERVIQMGVAVTEGLGAGSQPEVGRAAAEECIDEIIDHLHGTHMCFVTAGMGGGTGTGAAPIVAQAARNKGILTVGVVTKPFHFEGQRRMRLADQGIAELQKSVDTLIVIPNQNLFRIANDRTTFADAFAMADQVLYSGVACITDLMVKEGLINLDFADVRSVMREMGRAMMGTGEASGEGRAMAAAEAAIANPLLDETSMKGAQGLLISITGGRDLTLFELDEAATRIREEVDPDANIILGATFDEELEGLIRVSVVATGIDRTAAEVAGRSADFRSVAAQKPIIRPSAAIPAQQPAVAQHQPAPVQQPVAQPVQQQNSVDQIALAIREAEMERELDIATRAATQAPAPMQQAHDDFRPQSKLFAGAAPVEAAPVMRQPAPVQRPVEMPVHAQVQPQPVQRQEPIAPVVRQQAEPVRMPKVEDFPPVVKAEMDQRAQPAPQLQEERGPMGLLNRITSSLGLRERESPSVNADMTAGAPSAASQQRRPLSPEASLYAPRRGQLDDHGRAAPQARSHEDDQLEIPAFLRRQSN, encoded by the coding sequence ATGACTATCAACTTGCAGAAGCCGGATATCACGGAGCTGAAGCCCCGCATCACCGTCTTTGGTGTTGGCGGCGGCGGCGGCAATGCCGTCAACAACATGATCACAGCGGGTCTTGAAGGCGTCGACTTCGTCGTTGCCAACACCGACGCGCAGGCGCTGACCATGACCAAGGCAGAACGGGTCATCCAGATGGGTGTCGCCGTGACCGAGGGTCTGGGCGCCGGCTCGCAGCCGGAAGTCGGCCGCGCGGCTGCTGAAGAGTGCATTGATGAGATCATCGATCACCTGCATGGCACCCACATGTGCTTCGTCACCGCCGGCATGGGCGGCGGCACCGGCACCGGTGCAGCCCCGATCGTCGCGCAGGCCGCCCGCAACAAGGGCATCCTGACTGTCGGCGTCGTCACCAAGCCTTTCCATTTCGAAGGCCAGCGCCGCATGCGGCTCGCCGACCAGGGCATCGCCGAACTGCAGAAGTCGGTCGACACCCTGATCGTCATCCCGAACCAGAACCTCTTCCGCATCGCCAATGACCGCACGACGTTTGCCGATGCGTTCGCGATGGCCGACCAGGTCCTCTATTCGGGTGTTGCCTGCATCACCGACCTCATGGTCAAGGAAGGCCTCATCAACCTCGACTTCGCCGACGTCCGCTCGGTGATGCGCGAAATGGGTCGCGCCATGATGGGCACCGGCGAAGCCTCGGGCGAGGGCCGCGCAATGGCCGCTGCCGAAGCTGCGATCGCCAACCCGCTGCTCGACGAAACCTCGATGAAGGGCGCACAGGGCCTCTTGATCTCGATCACCGGTGGTCGCGACCTGACCCTGTTCGAACTCGACGAAGCTGCGACCCGCATCCGCGAAGAAGTCGATCCGGACGCCAACATCATCCTCGGCGCCACGTTCGACGAAGAACTTGAAGGCCTGATCCGCGTATCGGTCGTTGCCACCGGTATCGATCGCACGGCCGCGGAGGTAGCCGGTCGTTCGGCCGACTTTCGTTCGGTAGCAGCGCAGAAGCCGATCATCCGTCCGTCCGCAGCCATTCCGGCACAGCAGCCGGCGGTTGCCCAGCACCAGCCCGCTCCGGTCCAGCAGCCGGTCGCCCAGCCGGTGCAGCAGCAGAACTCCGTCGACCAGATCGCGCTTGCGATCCGCGAAGCGGAAATGGAACGCGAACTCGACATCGCAACCCGCGCCGCCACCCAGGCTCCGGCTCCGATGCAGCAGGCTCACGACGACTTTCGTCCCCAGAGCAAGCTCTTTGCCGGTGCCGCACCGGTAGAAGCCGCTCCGGTCATGCGCCAGCCGGCTCCAGTTCAGCGTCCGGTCGAAATGCCGGTTCACGCACAGGTCCAGCCGCAGCCGGTTCAGCGCCAGGAGCCGATCGCTCCGGTGGTGCGCCAGCAGGCCGAGCCGGTTCGCATGCCGAAGGTCGAGGACTTCCCGCCCGTCGTAAAGGCCGAGATGGACCAGCGCGCCCAGCCGGCGCCGCAGTTGCAGGAAGAGCGCGGCCCGATGGGTCTTCTCAACCGCATCACCAGCTCGCTCGGCCTGCGCGAAAGGGAAAGCCCCAGCGTCAACGCCGACATGACGGCCGGTGCGCCGAGTGCGGCTTCCCAGCAGCGCCGTCCGCTTTCGCCGGAGGCCAGCCTCTATGCGCCGCGTCGCGGCCAGCTTGACGATCACGGTCGCGCCGCACCGCAGGCGCGCTCGCACGAAGATGATCAGCTCGAGATCCCGGCGTTCCTGCGCCGTCAATCGAACTGA
- a CDS encoding D-alanine--D-alanine ligase, with protein MNGKHVAVLMGGFSSERPVSLSSGAACADALEAEGFRVTRVDVARDVASVLAALRPDVAFNALHGPFGEDGTIQGILEYLEIPYTHSGVLASALAMDKAQAKHVAAAAGVPVAEALVMDRRGFGPKHPMRPPYVVKPVSEGSSFGVVIVKEDQSHPPQVVTSSEWRYGDRIMVERYVAGRELTCGVMGDKALGVTEIIPQGHAFYDYDSKYVKGGSQHVIPAQVSPNIYQKIQTLALKAHQAIGCRGVSRSDFRFDDRTSGEGELIWLEINTQPGMTPTSLVPEMAQHAGLGFGEFLTWMVEDASCLR; from the coding sequence ATGAACGGCAAGCATGTAGCTGTCCTTATGGGCGGATTTTCTTCGGAGCGACCGGTGAGCCTGTCGTCCGGGGCTGCATGCGCCGATGCTCTGGAAGCGGAAGGTTTCCGCGTTACGCGTGTAGACGTCGCGCGCGATGTCGCTTCGGTTCTGGCCGCGCTGCGCCCGGACGTCGCCTTCAACGCCCTTCACGGTCCGTTCGGCGAGGATGGCACGATCCAGGGCATTCTTGAATATCTGGAAATTCCCTACACCCATTCTGGCGTTCTGGCCTCCGCACTCGCCATGGACAAGGCGCAGGCCAAGCACGTGGCCGCCGCCGCCGGTGTTCCGGTTGCCGAAGCGCTGGTGATGGATCGCCGGGGCTTTGGTCCGAAACATCCGATGCGCCCGCCATACGTCGTCAAGCCCGTCAGCGAAGGCTCGAGCTTCGGCGTCGTCATCGTCAAGGAAGATCAGTCGCATCCGCCGCAGGTCGTTACCTCGAGCGAGTGGCGTTATGGCGACCGAATCATGGTCGAACGTTATGTCGCCGGCCGCGAACTCACCTGCGGCGTCATGGGCGATAAGGCGCTTGGCGTCACCGAAATCATCCCGCAGGGCCACGCCTTCTACGATTATGATTCCAAATACGTAAAAGGTGGCTCGCAACACGTCATTCCGGCACAGGTTTCACCAAATATTTACCAAAAAATACAAACACTCGCATTGAAGGCGCATCAGGCAATCGGTTGCCGGGGCGTCAGCCGATCCGACTTTCGCTTCGACGACCGTACCTCCGGTGAAGGCGAATTGATCTGGCTGGAAATCAACACCCAGCCCGGCATGACCCCAACCTCCCTGGTGCCCGAGATGGCTCAGCATGCTGGCCTTGGTTTTGGCGAGTTTCTGACTTGGATGGTGGAGGACGCTTCGTGCTTGCGGTAA
- the murB gene encoding UDP-N-acetylmuramate dehydrogenase has translation MKQVNGQKLLEALGSGVSAVRGRITPDAPMDRVTWFRAGGLAELMFQPHDTDDLITFLKLVPADVPVMVMGVGSNLLVRDGGIPGVVIRLSAKGFGDLELVGENRIKAGAICPDKNIAAMALDNGIGGFYFYYGIPGAIGGALRMNAGANGSETRERVVEVHAVDRQGNTHVLSNADMGYGYRHSAAAKDLIFTHAIFEGYPEDKNKIRTDMDAVRQHRETVQPIREKTGGSTFKNPEGHSAWKLIDEAGCRGMMIGSAQMSPLHCNFMINTGQATGYELEYLGETVRNRVLEHSGVRLEWEIKRIGTFMPGYEIKEFLGRGIA, from the coding sequence ATGAAACAGGTCAACGGTCAGAAACTACTCGAAGCACTCGGAAGCGGAGTCAGCGCCGTTCGCGGCCGCATCACGCCCGATGCGCCGATGGATCGCGTGACCTGGTTCCGCGCCGGCGGTCTTGCCGAGCTGATGTTCCAGCCGCACGACACTGACGATCTCATCACCTTCCTGAAGCTGGTTCCGGCTGATGTACCCGTCATGGTCATGGGTGTCGGCTCGAACCTTTTGGTTCGTGACGGTGGCATTCCTGGTGTCGTCATCCGGCTTTCGGCCAAGGGTTTTGGCGATCTCGAACTCGTCGGCGAGAACCGCATCAAGGCCGGCGCGATCTGCCCGGACAAGAACATTGCGGCGATGGCGCTCGATAACGGCATCGGCGGCTTCTATTTCTACTACGGCATTCCTGGCGCGATCGGCGGCGCATTGCGCATGAACGCCGGCGCCAACGGCTCGGAGACCCGCGAGCGCGTCGTCGAGGTGCACGCGGTCGATCGTCAGGGCAATACGCATGTGCTGTCGAATGCCGACATGGGCTATGGCTATCGCCATTCCGCGGCGGCTAAGGACCTAATCTTCACGCACGCCATCTTCGAAGGTTATCCCGAGGACAAGAACAAGATCCGCACCGACATGGACGCCGTGCGCCAGCACCGCGAAACCGTGCAGCCGATTCGCGAAAAGACGGGGGGATCGACCTTCAAGAACCCGGAGGGACATTCGGCCTGGAAGCTGATCGACGAAGCGGGTTGCCGCGGCATGATGATTGGCAGCGCGCAGATGTCGCCGCTGCATTGCAACTTCATGATCAACACCGGTCAGGCGACGGGCTACGAGCTCGAATATCTCGGCGAAACCGTGCGGAACCGCGTGCTCGAACATTCCGGTGTTCGGCTGGAGTGGGAAATCAAGCGCATCGGTACCTTCATGCCGGGCTACGAGATCAAGGAATTCCTCGGCCGCGGCATCGCCTGA
- a CDS encoding MFS transporter translates to MTDATTSLSPKDSALQTPAVNSPARVLFASLVGTTIEFFDFYVYATAAVLVFPHLFFPTSDPTSAMLQSFATFSIAFFARPFGAVIFGHFGDKVGRKATLVAALMTMGISTVVIGLLPTYASIGVAAPLLLALCRFGQGLGLGGEWGGAVLLATENAPEGKRTWYAMFPQLGAPIGFILSAGTFLILGEVMTDEAFLAWGWRVPFIASILLVIVGLYVRLKITETPEFQKAIDKHERVQVPIAQIFRFHKRSLVLGTFVALATFVLFYLMTVFSLSWGTAKLGYSREQFLVVQMTGVVFFGLMIPVSGILSDRYGRRLVLIITTIGIGAFGLVMAPLMAGGLGGAFLFSILGLGLMGLTYGPIGAALAAPFPTSVRYTGASMTFNLAGIFGASLAPYIATWLATNYSLDHVGYYLLGAAAITLVCLVLSTEEEVSA, encoded by the coding sequence ATGACAGACGCGACAACCTCCCTGTCGCCGAAGGATAGCGCGTTGCAGACGCCGGCAGTGAACTCCCCTGCCCGGGTGCTGTTCGCCAGCCTCGTCGGCACCACCATCGAATTCTTCGACTTCTACGTTTACGCCACCGCAGCGGTGCTCGTATTCCCGCATCTCTTCTTTCCGACGTCCGACCCGACATCGGCCATGCTGCAATCCTTCGCCACCTTCTCCATCGCCTTCTTCGCCCGCCCGTTCGGCGCAGTGATCTTCGGCCATTTCGGCGACAAGGTCGGCCGCAAGGCGACGCTGGTCGCAGCGCTGATGACCATGGGCATTTCCACCGTCGTCATTGGCCTCTTGCCGACCTACGCGTCGATCGGCGTCGCGGCCCCGCTCTTGCTCGCCCTTTGCCGCTTCGGCCAGGGCCTCGGCCTCGGTGGCGAATGGGGCGGCGCCGTGCTGCTCGCAACCGAGAACGCGCCCGAGGGCAAGCGCACATGGTATGCCATGTTCCCGCAGCTCGGCGCCCCGATCGGCTTCATCCTGTCGGCCGGTACCTTCCTCATCCTCGGCGAAGTCATGACAGATGAGGCCTTCCTCGCCTGGGGATGGCGCGTGCCCTTCATTGCCAGCATCCTGCTGGTTATCGTCGGCCTCTATGTCCGCCTGAAGATCACCGAGACGCCGGAATTCCAGAAGGCGATCGACAAGCACGAGCGCGTCCAGGTTCCGATCGCGCAGATCTTCCGGTTCCACAAGCGCAGCCTCGTGCTCGGCACCTTCGTGGCGCTTGCCACCTTCGTCTTGTTCTACCTGATGACGGTGTTCTCTTTGTCCTGGGGCACGGCCAAGCTCGGCTATTCGCGTGAGCAGTTCCTCGTCGTGCAGATGACCGGTGTCGTCTTCTTCGGCCTGATGATCCCGGTCTCGGGCATCCTGTCGGACCGCTACGGCCGCCGCCTGGTGCTGATCATCACCACCATCGGCATCGGCGCCTTCGGCCTGGTCATGGCACCGCTCATGGCCGGCGGTCTCGGCGGCGCCTTCCTGTTCTCCATCCTCGGCCTCGGCCTGATGGGGCTCACCTATGGTCCGATTGGCGCAGCACTCGCCGCCCCCTTCCCGACCTCGGTGCGTTATACCGGCGCGTCGATGACCTTCAACCTCGCCGGCATCTTCGGCGCGTCGCTCGCGCCCTACATCGCCACCTGGCTTGCGACCAACTACAGCCTCGACCATGTCGGCTACTATCTGCTGGGGGCCGCTGCGATCACGCTCGTTTGCCTGGTGCTGTCGACGGAAGAAGAGGTTTCGGCCTGA
- the ftsA gene encoding cell division protein FtsA, with the protein MSLFGSSSFGLPRLKPLSSKRSHVVSVLDIGSTKIVCMIGRLTPRAESQILPNRTHSVEIIGIGHQKSRGVKNGVVADLDAVESVVRLAVDAAERMAGLTIDSLIVNISAGRLQSDVYTATIDLGGQEVDASDLKRVLSAAGQQSLRSDRAILHSLPTGFSLDGERGIRDPLAMFGDVLGVDMHVLTAERAALKNLELCVNRAHLSVEGIVATPYASGLAALVDDEVELGCAAIDMGGGTTTISVFAEGKLVHADAVSLGGHHVTTDLARGLSTRIEDAERLKVVHGSALPNSADERDIVSVPPIGEDDRDQPTHVPRALVSRIVRARIEETLELIRDRIQRSGFSPIVGKRIVLTGGASQLTGLPEAARRILARNVRIGRPLGVSGLPAAAKGPAFSTAVGLMIYPQVADLETHAAQGGMFSSIGNGNGRIARMGQWLKESF; encoded by the coding sequence ATGAGTTTGTTCGGTTCCTCCAGCTTTGGCCTGCCGCGCCTGAAGCCGCTTTCTTCGAAGCGGTCTCATGTCGTCTCGGTGCTGGATATCGGCTCGACGAAGATCGTGTGCATGATCGGCCGGCTGACGCCGCGCGCCGAAAGCCAGATCCTGCCGAACCGCACGCATAGCGTCGAGATCATCGGCATCGGCCACCAGAAATCCCGCGGCGTGAAGAACGGCGTCGTCGCCGATCTCGATGCGGTCGAAAGCGTCGTGCGGCTCGCCGTCGATGCGGCCGAGCGCATGGCCGGCCTCACCATCGACAGCCTCATCGTCAACATTTCCGCAGGCCGCCTGCAGAGCGACGTCTATACCGCGACCATCGACCTCGGTGGCCAGGAAGTCGATGCCAGCGACCTGAAGAGAGTGCTGTCGGCCGCCGGCCAGCAATCGCTGCGTTCCGACCGCGCCATCCTGCATTCGCTGCCGACTGGCTTCTCGCTCGACGGCGAGCGCGGCATCCGCGATCCGCTCGCCATGTTCGGCGACGTGCTCGGCGTCGACATGCACGTGCTGACCGCGGAGCGGGCGGCGCTGAAGAATCTCGAACTTTGCGTCAACCGAGCGCATCTCTCGGTCGAGGGCATCGTTGCGACGCCCTATGCCAGCGGTCTGGCGGCTCTTGTCGATGACGAAGTCGAACTCGGCTGCGCCGCGATCGACATGGGTGGCGGCACGACGACGATCTCGGTCTTTGCCGAGGGCAAGCTGGTTCACGCCGACGCGGTCAGCCTCGGCGGCCACCATGTGACGACGGACCTGGCGCGCGGTCTTTCGACCCGCATCGAAGACGCCGAACGGCTGAAGGTCGTGCACGGCTCGGCCCTGCCCAACAGCGCCGACGAGCGCGACATCGTCTCGGTCCCGCCGATCGGCGAGGACGACCGCGACCAGCCGACCCACGTGCCGCGCGCTCTGGTGTCGCGGATCGTACGCGCCCGCATCGAGGAAACGCTGGAGCTCATCCGCGACCGCATCCAGCGCTCGGGCTTCAGCCCGATCGTCGGCAAGCGCATCGTGCTGACGGGTGGCGCCAGCCAGTTGACCGGCCTGCCGGAAGCGGCACGCCGCATCCTGGCGCGCAATGTTCGTATCGGCCGTCCGCTCGGAGTTTCCGGGCTGCCGGCTGCTGCCAAGGGACCGGCGTTCTCCACGGCCGTCGGTCTGATGATCTATCCGCAGGTCGCCGACCTCGAAACGCATGCGGCCCAGGGCGGCATGTTCTCGTCGATCGGCAACGGCAACGGCCGCATCGCCCGCATGGGCCAGTGGCTGAAGGAAAGTTTTTAG
- the aqpZ gene encoding aquaporin Z codes for MFKKLSAEFLGTFWLVFGGCGSAVLAAAFPAVGIGLLGVSFAFGLTVLTMAYAVGGISGGHFNPAVSVGLTVAGKFPASSLIGYIIAQVLGAIVAAAVLYVVASGKADFQLGDFAANGYGEHSPGGYSLTAALVMEVVMTFFFLFIILGATHGRVPSGFAPIAIGLALTLIHLVSIPVTNTSVNPARSTGQALFVGDWALSQLWLFWLAPIVGAAIAGIVWKIVGEDD; via the coding sequence ATGTTCAAGAAGCTTTCTGCGGAATTTCTCGGTACATTCTGGCTCGTTTTCGGCGGCTGCGGCAGTGCGGTGCTGGCGGCTGCGTTTCCGGCTGTTGGGATCGGCCTGCTCGGCGTTTCCTTCGCCTTCGGCCTCACCGTTCTCACCATGGCCTATGCCGTCGGCGGCATTTCCGGCGGCCATTTCAACCCGGCCGTTTCTGTTGGTCTGACCGTTGCCGGCAAGTTCCCAGCCTCCAGCCTCATCGGCTACATCATCGCCCAGGTGCTGGGCGCGATCGTCGCTGCAGCCGTGCTCTACGTCGTCGCCAGCGGCAAGGCGGACTTCCAGCTCGGCGACTTTGCCGCCAATGGCTATGGCGAACATTCGCCCGGCGGCTATTCGCTGACGGCCGCGCTGGTGATGGAAGTGGTGATGACCTTCTTCTTCCTGTTCATCATTCTCGGTGCCACCCATGGCCGCGTGCCCTCAGGCTTTGCGCCGATCGCCATCGGCCTGGCGTTGACGCTGATCCATCTGGTGTCGATCCCGGTCACCAACACATCGGTCAATCCGGCCCGCTCCACAGGGCAGGCGCTATTCGTTGGAGACTGGGCGCTTTCGCAGCTTTGGCTCTTCTGGCTGGCTCCGATCGTCGGCGCCGCGATCGCGGGAATCGTCTGGAAAATCGTCGGTGAAGACGATTAA